In Acinonyx jubatus isolate Ajub_Pintada_27869175 chromosome B3, VMU_Ajub_asm_v1.0, whole genome shotgun sequence, a genomic segment contains:
- the RPL10L gene encoding 60S ribosomal protein L10-like, with protein MRRRENVRFLLFKALRVPAVAMGRRPARCYRYCKNKPYPKSRFCRGVPDAKIRIFDLGRKKAKVDEFPLCGHMVSDEYEQLSSEALEAARICANKYMVKSCGKDGFHIRVRLHPFHVIRINKMLSCAGADRLQTGMRGAFGKPQGTVARVHIGQVIMSIRTKLQNKEHVIEALRRAKFKFPGRQKIHISKKWGFTKFNANEFEDKVAKKRLIQDGCGVKYVPNRGPLDRWRALHS; from the coding sequence ATGCGCAGGCGTGAGAACGTGCGCTTCCTTCTCTTCAAGGCTCTCCGAGTTCCTGCTGTTGCCATGGGCCGCAGACCAGCTCGATGTTACCGGTACTGCAAAAACAAGCCGTATCCAAAGTCTCGTTTCTGCCGTGGTGTTCCTGATGCCAAGATCCGCATCTTTGACCTGGGTCGGAAGAAGGCAAAAGTGGATGAGTTCCCACTCTGTGGTCACATGGTGTCTGATGAATATGAGCAGCTCTCCTCTGAAGCCCTGGAGGCCGCTCGAATTTGTGCCAACAAGTATATGGTGAAGAGTTGTGGCAAAGACGGCTTTCATATTCGAGTGCGGCTTCATCCCTTCCATGTCATCCGCATCAACAAGATGTTGTCCTGTGCTGGGGCTGACAGGCTCCAGACAGGTATGCGAGGTGCCTTTGGAAAGCCCCAGGGCACAGTGGCCAGAGTCCATATTGGTCAAGTCATCATGTCCATCCGCACCAAACTTCAGAATAAGGAACACGTGATTGAAGCCTTACGCAGGGCCAAGTTCAAGTTCCCTGGCCGCCAGAAGATCCACATCTCCAAGAAGTGGGGCTTTACCAAGTTTAATGCTAATGAATTTGAAGACAAAGTGGCTAAGAAGCGTCTCATCCAGGATGGTTGTGGAGTCAAATATGTTCCCAATCGTGGCCCTCTGGACAGGTGGCGAGCTCTGCACTCCTGA